AAAGTGCGAGTCCCTACTAACGTGGCGCGATTATCATCTTGCAGCGCTCCTGACAGAATTTCGCTGGCGCTGGCAGATCCTTTATCGACCAGTATCACTAAGGGTTTGTTGGTGAGAGGATGTCCCGACGCATTGTAACTATCTTTAACTCGATCTCGATTTACCAAAGACACGATTGCTCCTTGTTTTAACCACATACTGGCAATTTGCAAACTCGCATCCAGCAGTCCACCTGGATCGGAACGCAGATCCAAAACGTAACCTTGCACCTGTTGTTTTTCTAGTGCTTCAATTGCCCGATGCATCTGGGCGGGTGCAGTCTGCGTAAACTCTGGTAAACGAATATAACCAATCTTACCCGCTGCCGTCGTTTGGGTGTTGTAAGTTACAGGGTGGATAGCAATATTTGCACGGGTAAGCTTGAAAGTTTGGGATTGGCTACCCCGTTTAATCGTGAGTACTACTTCGGTTCCCACTGGGCCCACAATCCGCTTAACGGCATCCTCTATTTTCATTCCTTGAGTGATTTGACCGTTAATCTGGACAATTAAATCACCCGGCAAAATACCCGCTTTAAAAGCAGGCGTTCCTTCAATTGGAGCAACAACAGTTAAAGCTTTAGTCTTTTCATTTTCTGCCAGTTCCAGCCCTACACCACTGAGGTTGCCAGAAATATCGCTATTTAGGGCTTTAAATTCCTGGGGGTCGTAAAACTCGGTGTAGCGATCGCCTAATTTAGACACCATTTCTTGAATTGCGCCATAAGCCTCTTTCTTAGAACTATAAGATCGGCTAAGATACTGCTGTCGAATTGCTTTCCAATCTTGATGGTTAAAATTGCTATCAACATAATTTTTATCTAGGATTTGCCACACCTCATCCACTAGTTTTTGAGGGCTAGCTTGAGTTTTACCTAGAACTTCAGAAGTGTAGAGACTAGTTCCTGCCAGGATTGCGGCAATAACGGCGAGTTCTATCCTGACGATCGATTTTTGCTTGAACATACTTTAACTATTAAAGAATAATACAGATAGAATTCATTCGGAATTATGGTTCCTGTTAGCGGATAGCTAGGGTTTAGTCCGCCCTGAATTCTGTTTGATAAAACTACTAGGAATTATCTTGAGATTATCCTTGACGGCGGGGATAGGCAGCTTTAAAAATATCCTGAATTTTAGTCTTTTGTTCAGCCGTGAGATTCAAACTGAACACTGCTTTACGCATTTTTTCACCTTGTTGCAATTTTGCTGACAATTCCTTGACCTGATCTGGGGTCAGAACTGCCTCAACTTGCTGGCGAATTGCTTCGCGCTTCTGGGCGCGTTCTGGCGTATTCGCTCCAGGAGAGCTTGGTGCAGAAGTGTTGGTATCAGATACCTTTGTCCCAGAGTTGTCCCCTTGAGACACATCGGGAGACTTAGAACTGCTGCAACCTGTCATCCCTGTAATGAGGATAGTTGCAAATAAAAGAGTTGGTAAAATTATCTGTTTTTTAATCATTTAGTTTTCTGGTTTTTGTTGTTATGTAATATGAGTGTTCTCAATACAGTTTGGTTGGCTTGTTTATCGAGCGAATATCACCCTTGTCTCTTATTCAAAAGTTTTTTGACTTACACCAGCTAATCTTAAAAGTTGGGATAAATTTGTGCATGAGCTAGAATTCCTAACCTGACCAGTAAAAAAGTACTTAAGTTATTGTGACTTTTTTCCTAATTTAGGAATGTTTAATCAGTCGGAACGGCTCTATTCATGCTAAAGACAGATTCGTTATATAGGAAGAAGAGTTTCATTCTAAAATTGTGAAAATACCTATGGTTTTGTTACAAAGACCATTGAGTTGGAACAGTTCTATGGTTCTCTTGACCTACCCATCGTTTCGTCTGTTGCTTTATCTAGAGTGGCTGTTATTAGCCACGGCATTGTTTATGGAAGTTTTGCTGCCGTTTGAGTTTTCCTGGTCGTTGCTGGTACGAGTTGTCGCGATCGCAACTTTCAGCTTGATGGGTTTGAGACTACCGATGGTGAAGCTGGAAACGAAATTATTTTATACAGCCCTGGAATTTGTTTTAATTTTGCTGCCAACAACTCAACATAGCTTATCTAGTCGCTCCGTTTTCTTGCTGTGTCTGGTACTGGTGATGCGGAGTTGTCTAATATTTAAGCGATCGGGACAGTTGCTTGTCTTGGGTTTATCTCTGCTTAGTTATGGAACACTGGTTTTATCAAGACCGATTGTAGCTGATAAGTTTATGAGAGAAAAGCTGATCGCCATGTCTTTAGATTGGCGATTAAGTAATATATTATTGTTTAGCTTAACGTTAGTATTCGCTTTATTGTTAATCAATGCCCTGCTTGCAGAGCGTCAAAGTCGAGAGCAGTTAGAAATTGCCCATCTGCAATTAGAGATCACCAATCAACAACTGTGTCAGTATGCGCTACGGATTGAAGATCAGGCAACCTTGCAGGAACGCAACCGAATTGCCCGCGAAATTCATGATGGGTTAGGACACACTCTAGTTGCCCAAACGATTCAGATTAATAACACCCTGTTGTTCTGGGAATCAAATAATGATAAAGCATTAACATTTCTCAAACAGGCAAAGGAATTGGGGGCTGAGGCGCTGCTAGAAATTCGGCGATCGCTTTCTCTTTTACGTTCAAATCCTTTGCAAGGGCAATCTCTCCAATCAGCTATTGAAAAGCTGCTGACAGATTTTCACCAAACCACAGGTATCGAACCATCCTGTAAAATTGACGTGCCGCACACTTTACCAACAGAAATAAACACGGCCTTATACCGTATTGTGCAAGAATCGCTGACAAATATTTGCAAACACGCTCAGGCGACAAGTGTCACCGTTCGACTACTGGCTCGCACTGGGATGATTCATCTGTCAATCGAAGATAATGGAAAAGGATTTAACCCCACTCAAAATACAACCGGGTTTGGACTACAAGGGATGCGAGAACGCGCGGTTGCACTAGGCGCTCAGTTAAATCTCCAAAGTCAACTAGGAACAGGTTGCTGTATTTCTGTTTCTTTGCCGCTATCAAAACTATTGGTGTTTTAGTATGATTCAGATTTTATTAGTTGACGATCAGCATCTGATTCGCCAGGGACTTAAGAGTATGCTTGAGTCGAATGCAGAAATTCAGGTAATCGGTGAGGCGGAGAATGGTCAACGGGCACTCGAACAAATTCCCG
The Nostoc punctiforme PCC 73102 genome window above contains:
- a CDS encoding S41 family peptidase; its protein translation is MFKQKSIVRIELAVIAAILAGTSLYTSEVLGKTQASPQKLVDEVWQILDKNYVDSNFNHQDWKAIRQQYLSRSYSSKKEAYGAIQEMVSKLGDRYTEFYDPQEFKALNSDISGNLSGVGLELAENEKTKALTVVAPIEGTPAFKAGILPGDLIVQINGQITQGMKIEDAVKRIVGPVGTEVVLTIKRGSQSQTFKLTRANIAIHPVTYNTQTTAAGKIGYIRLPEFTQTAPAQMHRAIEALEKQQVQGYVLDLRSDPGGLLDASLQIASMWLKQGAIVSLVNRDRVKDSYNASGHPLTNKPLVILVDKGSASASEILSGALQDDNRATLVGTRTFGKGLVQAVEPLDDGSGLKLTIAKYYTPKGRDINHVGIAPDITVELSEAQQKALVENRTLGTLADPQYASAVADLGKLIQSGANRVSLQGEK
- a CDS encoding sensor histidine kinase, with translation MVLLTYPSFRLLLYLEWLLLATALFMEVLLPFEFSWSLLVRVVAIATFSLMGLRLPMVKLETKLFYTALEFVLILLPTTQHSLSSRSVFLLCLVLVMRSCLIFKRSGQLLVLGLSLLSYGTLVLSRPIVADKFMREKLIAMSLDWRLSNILLFSLTLVFALLLINALLAERQSREQLEIAHLQLEITNQQLCQYALRIEDQATLQERNRIAREIHDGLGHTLVAQTIQINNTLLFWESNNDKALTFLKQAKELGAEALLEIRRSLSLLRSNPLQGQSLQSAIEKLLTDFHQTTGIEPSCKIDVPHTLPTEINTALYRIVQESLTNICKHAQATSVTVRLLARTGMIHLSIEDNGKGFNPTQNTTGFGLQGMRERAVALGAQLNLQSQLGTGCCISVSLPLSKLLVF